One genomic segment of Nonomuraea coxensis DSM 45129 includes these proteins:
- the leuA gene encoding 2-isopropylmalate synthase produces MTAQQPSRMPIHRYQPFQPVRLTDRTWPDQVITKAPRWCAVDLRDGNQALIDPMDSHRKLQMFELLVRLGYKEIEVGFPAASQTDFDFVRQIIEEGRIPDDVVIQVLTQARPELIERTFESLEGAKQAIVHLYNSTSTLQRRVVFGQDKEGITAIAVEGAKLVKKLADASDVDVFFEYSPESFTGTELEYAVEVCDAVNEVWQPTPDRKVIINLPATVEMATPNVYADQIEWMSRNLRHRDSIVLSLHPHNDRGTAVAAAELGYMAGADRIEGCLFGNGERTGNVCLVTLGMNLFSQGVDPEIDFSDIDEIRRVTEYCNQLPVHPRHPWGGELVYTAFSGSHQDAIKKGFEHLERDAAVAGTPVDDFTWAVPYLPIDPKDIGRSYEAVIRVNSQSGKGGVAYIMKSDHQLDLPRRLQIEFSKVVQARTDSEGGEVSPAEMFEIFRDEYLPNPANRWGRLSLMAHRSESTVDDKDRISADIRLDGEIREISGTGNGPISAFIDAIGGVGIDVRVLDYSEHAMSSGSDAKAASYLECDVNGEVLWGVGIDANTTTASLKAVISAVNRASR; encoded by the coding sequence ATGACCGCTCAGCAGCCCAGCCGGATGCCGATCCATCGTTACCAGCCGTTCCAGCCCGTCCGGCTGACCGATCGCACCTGGCCCGACCAGGTCATCACCAAGGCGCCCCGCTGGTGCGCGGTGGACCTGCGCGACGGCAACCAGGCGCTGATCGACCCGATGGACTCCCACCGCAAGCTCCAGATGTTCGAGCTGCTGGTACGCCTGGGCTACAAGGAGATCGAGGTCGGCTTCCCGGCCGCCTCGCAGACCGACTTCGACTTCGTCCGGCAGATCATCGAAGAGGGCCGCATCCCCGACGACGTCGTCATCCAGGTCCTGACGCAGGCGAGGCCCGAGCTGATCGAGCGCACCTTCGAGTCGCTGGAGGGCGCCAAGCAGGCGATCGTCCACCTCTACAACTCCACCTCCACCCTGCAGCGCCGGGTCGTGTTCGGCCAGGACAAGGAGGGCATCACCGCGATCGCCGTCGAGGGCGCCAAGCTGGTGAAGAAGCTGGCCGACGCGAGCGACGTGGACGTCTTCTTCGAGTACTCGCCGGAGTCGTTCACCGGCACCGAGCTGGAGTACGCCGTCGAGGTCTGCGACGCCGTCAACGAGGTGTGGCAGCCCACCCCCGACCGCAAGGTCATCATCAACCTGCCGGCCACGGTCGAGATGGCCACGCCCAACGTCTACGCCGACCAGATCGAGTGGATGAGCCGCAACCTGCGCCACCGCGACTCGATCGTGCTGTCGCTGCACCCGCACAACGACCGCGGCACCGCCGTCGCCGCCGCCGAGCTGGGCTACATGGCCGGCGCCGACCGCATCGAGGGCTGCCTGTTCGGCAACGGCGAGCGCACCGGCAACGTCTGCCTGGTCACGCTCGGCATGAACCTGTTCTCCCAGGGCGTCGACCCCGAGATCGACTTCAGTGACATCGACGAGATCCGCCGCGTCACCGAATACTGCAACCAGCTTCCCGTGCACCCGCGCCACCCGTGGGGCGGCGAGCTGGTCTACACCGCCTTCTCCGGCTCCCACCAGGACGCCATCAAGAAGGGCTTCGAGCACCTGGAGCGCGACGCGGCGGTGGCCGGGACGCCGGTGGACGACTTCACGTGGGCGGTCCCCTACCTGCCGATCGACCCGAAGGACATCGGGCGCTCCTACGAGGCCGTGATCCGGGTCAACAGCCAGTCCGGCAAGGGCGGCGTGGCCTACATCATGAAGTCCGACCACCAGCTCGACCTGCCGCGCCGGCTGCAGATCGAGTTCTCCAAGGTCGTGCAGGCCCGCACCGACAGCGAGGGCGGCGAGGTCAGCCCCGCCGAGATGTTCGAGATCTTCCGCGACGAATACCTCCCCAACCCGGCCAACCGCTGGGGCCGGCTGAGCCTGATGGCCCACCGCAGCGAGTCCACCGTCGACGACAAGGACCGCATCAGCGCCGACATCCGCCTCGACGGCGAGATCCGCGAGATCAGCGGCACCGGCAACGGCCCGATCTCGGCCTTCATCGACGCGATCGGCGGCGTCGGCATCGACGTACGGGTGCTCGACTACTCCGAGCACGCGATGAGCTCGGGCAGCGACGCCAAGGCCGCCTCCTACCTGGAGTGCGACGTGAACGGCGAGGTGCTGTGGGGCGTCGGCATCGACGCCAACACCACCACCGCCTCCCTGAAGGCCGTCATCTCGGCCGTCAACCGCGCCTCCCGCTGA
- a CDS encoding dihydrofolate reductase family protein, translating to MGVVVLYKSMSLDGFVAGPEVSAEHAMGRGGTRLHEWMFTDRPDPRDKEVLASMGASAGAVVVGRRTFDVGLPHWQDTPYPAPTFVLTHRTRDDLVMRSATFTFVTDGVEAALKAARNAAGDQDVVVMGAETGRRFLRAGLLDELLINLVPVVLGSGVRLLDDLPRIELTRTQVIASDAVTHLRYRVVR from the coding sequence GTGGGTGTCGTGGTGCTGTACAAGAGCATGTCGCTGGACGGCTTCGTCGCCGGTCCGGAGGTCAGCGCGGAGCATGCCATGGGCAGGGGCGGCACGCGGCTGCACGAGTGGATGTTCACCGACCGGCCCGACCCGCGCGACAAGGAGGTCCTCGCCTCGATGGGCGCGTCGGCCGGCGCGGTCGTGGTCGGCAGGCGCACCTTCGACGTCGGCCTGCCCCACTGGCAGGACACCCCGTACCCGGCGCCGACCTTCGTGCTCACCCACCGGACCCGCGACGACCTCGTCATGAGGAGCGCGACGTTCACCTTCGTCACCGACGGCGTCGAGGCCGCCCTGAAGGCCGCCAGGAACGCGGCCGGCGACCAGGACGTGGTCGTGATGGGCGCGGAGACAGGGCGGCGGTTCCTGCGCGCCGGCCTGCTGGACGAACTGCTGATCAACCTGGTGCCGGTCGTGCTGGGCTCCGGAGTCCGGCTGCTGGACGACCTTCCCCGCATCGAGCTGACCCGCACGCAGGTGATCGCCTCCGACGCGGTCACGCACCTGCGGTACCGGGTCGTGAGGTAA
- a CDS encoding DUF2630 family protein, whose product MRDDEILTRISALVDEERVLRDKLSAGEVTTDDEHNRVKELETALDQCWDLLRQRRARRGTGEDPDEAAVRPAGQVENYRQ is encoded by the coding sequence ATGCGTGATGACGAGATTCTGACGAGGATCAGCGCCCTGGTCGACGAGGAGCGCGTGTTGCGCGACAAGCTCTCCGCCGGCGAGGTGACGACGGACGACGAGCACAACCGCGTCAAGGAGCTGGAGACGGCGCTCGACCAGTGCTGGGACCTGCTGCGGCAGCGCCGGGCCCGGCGCGGCACGGGCGAGGACCCCGACGAGGCCGCGGTCCGCCCGGCCGGCCAGGTGGAGAACTACCGCCAGTGA
- a CDS encoding MFS transporter: MSKPRVPWKAVVGGSVGNLVEWYDWFVYSSFAVYFAASFFPEGDDTAKLLNTAAIFAVGFFMRPLGGWLLGRYADRRGRKAALTLTVTLMSASALLIAIAPTYESVGYFGALVLVVARLLQGLSVGGEYAASATYLTEATPRGRRGLASSFQYVSMTAGQLVGLGLQIILQNTMSKEALASYGWRIPFVVGALAAAVVFYLRRSLLETEAYDEERRAEEPSERGTIRGLLAYKREALLVIALTMGGTVAYYTYTTYLTKYLSNTAGLPKETATLVSFCALLVFMCLQPLAGALSDRIGRRPLLITFGIGSMLGTVPLMTALGGATGFGGALALSLTGLVIVTGYTSINAVVKAELFPTGVRALGVALPYAIANALFGGTAEYVALWFKNAKMESGFFWYVAGCAAVSLVVYLFMRETRDAALSRAEQTAGAVPEQVQPGRV; encoded by the coding sequence GTGAGCAAGCCCCGCGTGCCGTGGAAGGCGGTGGTCGGCGGCTCGGTCGGCAATCTGGTCGAGTGGTACGACTGGTTCGTCTACAGCAGCTTCGCCGTCTACTTCGCCGCGTCCTTCTTCCCGGAGGGCGACGACACGGCCAAGCTGCTCAACACGGCGGCGATCTTCGCCGTCGGCTTCTTCATGCGCCCGCTCGGCGGGTGGCTGCTCGGCCGCTACGCCGACCGCCGGGGCCGCAAGGCGGCGCTCACGCTCACGGTCACGCTGATGTCGGCCAGCGCCCTGCTGATCGCGATCGCGCCCACGTACGAGTCGGTCGGCTACTTCGGCGCGCTGGTGCTGGTCGTCGCCCGGCTGCTCCAGGGCCTGTCGGTGGGCGGCGAGTACGCGGCCAGCGCCACGTACCTGACGGAGGCGACCCCGCGCGGCCGCCGCGGCCTGGCCTCCAGCTTCCAGTACGTCTCCATGACCGCGGGCCAGCTCGTCGGCCTCGGCCTGCAGATCATCCTGCAGAACACGATGTCGAAGGAGGCGCTCGCCTCCTACGGCTGGCGCATCCCGTTCGTCGTCGGCGCGCTCGCCGCCGCGGTCGTGTTCTACCTGCGGCGGAGCCTGCTGGAGACCGAGGCGTACGACGAGGAGCGGCGCGCCGAGGAGCCCTCCGAGCGGGGGACGATCCGCGGGCTGCTCGCCTACAAGAGGGAGGCGCTGCTGGTGATCGCCCTGACGATGGGCGGCACGGTCGCGTACTACACCTACACCACGTATCTCACCAAATACCTGTCCAACACCGCGGGCCTGCCGAAGGAGACGGCCACGCTGGTGAGCTTCTGCGCGCTGCTCGTCTTCATGTGCCTGCAGCCGCTGGCGGGGGCGCTGTCGGACCGGATCGGGCGGCGGCCGCTGCTGATCACGTTCGGGATCGGGTCGATGCTGGGGACGGTGCCGCTGATGACGGCGCTCGGCGGGGCGACCGGGTTCGGCGGGGCGCTGGCGCTGTCGCTGACCGGGCTGGTGATCGTCACCGGCTACACCTCGATCAACGCGGTGGTGAAGGCCGAGCTGTTCCCGACGGGGGTGCGGGCGCTCGGGGTGGCGCTGCCGTACGCGATCGCGAACGCGCTGTTCGGCGGCACCGCCGAGTACGTGGCGCTGTGGTTCAAGAACGCGAAGATGGAGTCCGGCTTCTTCTGGTACGTCGCCGGCTGCGCCGCGGTCTCGCTCGTCGTCTACCTGTTCATGCGCGAGACCAGGGACGCGGCCCTGTCGCGGGCCGAGCAGACGGCGGGGGCCGTCCCGGAGCAGGTGCAGCCGGGGCGCGTCTAA
- a CDS encoding glycoside hydrolase family 6 protein — MTLDALRDGDPRQAGPYTLLGRLGEGGMGTVYLGRAPDGTRVAVKLITARMSADPGFRRRFAREVAAARRVARFCTAPVLDADVEGDPAYLVTEYVEGPSLGEAVRASGPLTGSALDGLAAAMAVALRAIHGAGVVHRDLKPSNVLLSQVGPKVIDFGIARFTETEVSSAIVGTPAYMSPEQVSGSRVGPASDIFSWGCTVAFAASGASPFGSGSVPTILLRIVNEAPELHGLSGVLRELVEAATAKNPAQRPTAQDLLDRLSAANPTAQDLLAQLSAADPPASVESPGTPGAGGAAGVEGAGSRARADVTEPGVAFSGPTRPAPAHSDGTPGLSDGGGRRRGRVVAGAAAAAVAVAGVAVALVWNGVAGSGGDGGALAGSTSSAVASRASGQGDPRATATGTTGTGTATPGGDQAAGGGAGNPLRAARPVAFYSPEEPNAARQADLWKKDRPQDAALMEKLAKVPHAIRLGSPEVRAKVADAVANAAGMGGVPVFLVNYLPGTDECRPATPAELAAYQSWIKGIAGQIGSSPAVVVLEPGSLTKLLGTKNCDPQGSPDQRYAALREAAGALKANPRTAVYLDGAQDLYPGTEIMAERLVKAGVDKTDGFFLNAASYQRTEKAVGYGKQLSACIALRRAGRSGCPLDAAVDRATLPHFVVDTARNGRGSWAPVKHYADPQTWCNPPGKGVGDRPTTETGEELADAYLWIARPGTSSGHCRRGTNGDKDPEWGVVAPKAGEWWAELALERAKLADPPWS; from the coding sequence ATGACCTTGGACGCGCTGCGCGACGGGGATCCTCGACAGGCCGGGCCGTACACCCTGCTGGGCCGGCTGGGCGAGGGCGGCATGGGGACCGTCTACCTCGGCCGGGCGCCGGACGGCACCCGGGTGGCGGTCAAGCTGATCACCGCGCGGATGAGCGCGGACCCCGGGTTCCGCCGCCGCTTCGCCCGGGAGGTCGCCGCGGCGCGGCGGGTCGCCCGCTTCTGCACCGCCCCGGTCCTCGACGCCGACGTGGAGGGCGACCCCGCCTACCTGGTCACCGAGTACGTCGAGGGGCCGAGCCTCGGTGAGGCCGTACGCGCGTCGGGGCCGCTGACGGGATCCGCGCTGGACGGGCTCGCCGCGGCCATGGCGGTGGCGCTGCGGGCCATCCACGGGGCGGGCGTGGTGCACCGGGACCTCAAACCGTCCAACGTGCTGCTCTCCCAGGTGGGGCCCAAGGTCATCGACTTCGGGATCGCGCGCTTCACCGAGACGGAGGTGAGCAGCGCCATCGTGGGGACGCCCGCGTACATGTCGCCGGAGCAGGTGTCGGGGTCGCGGGTCGGGCCCGCGTCGGACATCTTCTCGTGGGGGTGCACGGTGGCGTTCGCGGCGTCGGGGGCGTCGCCGTTCGGGTCGGGCTCGGTGCCGACGATCCTGCTGCGCATCGTGAACGAGGCTCCGGAGCTGCACGGGCTGTCGGGGGTGCTGCGTGAGCTGGTCGAGGCCGCGACCGCCAAGAACCCCGCCCAACGCCCCACCGCCCAGGACCTGCTGGACCGCCTCAGCGCCGCCAACCCCACGGCCCAGGACCTGCTGGCCCAGCTGAGCGCCGCCGACCCCCCGGCCTCGGTGGAGTCGCCGGGCACGCCGGGCGCGGGCGGGGCGGCGGGGGTCGAGGGTGCGGGGAGCCGTGCGCGGGCGGATGTGACGGAGCCGGGCGTGGCGTTCTCGGGGCCCACCCGGCCGGCCCCCGCCCATTCCGACGGTACGCCGGGCCTGTCCGACGGTGGTGGCCGGAGGCGGGGCAGGGTCGTCGCGGGGGCCGCGGCAGCGGCGGTGGCGGTCGCTGGAGTGGCGGTGGCGCTCGTGTGGAACGGGGTGGCCGGGTCCGGCGGTGACGGCGGCGCTCTCGCCGGGAGCACGTCGTCCGCCGTGGCCTCCCGGGCGAGCGGGCAGGGCGACCCCAGGGCGACGGCCACCGGCACCACGGGCACCGGCACCGCCACGCCCGGCGGCGACCAGGCGGCCGGGGGCGGTGCCGGGAACCCGCTGCGCGCCGCCCGTCCCGTCGCCTTCTACTCCCCCGAGGAGCCCAACGCCGCCCGGCAGGCGGACCTCTGGAAGAAGGACCGCCCCCAGGACGCCGCCCTGATGGAGAAGCTCGCGAAGGTCCCGCACGCCATCCGCCTCGGCTCGCCGGAGGTCCGCGCCAAGGTGGCCGACGCCGTGGCGAACGCGGCGGGCATGGGCGGCGTCCCGGTGTTCCTGGTCAACTACCTTCCGGGCACCGACGAGTGCCGTCCGGCGACCCCGGCGGAGCTGGCCGCGTACCAGAGCTGGATCAAGGGGATCGCGGGACAGATCGGCTCGTCCCCGGCCGTGGTCGTCCTGGAGCCTGGCAGCCTGACCAAGCTGCTGGGGACGAAGAACTGCGACCCGCAGGGCTCCCCCGACCAGCGCTACGCGGCCCTGCGCGAGGCGGCCGGCGCCCTGAAGGCGAACCCGCGCACCGCCGTCTACCTCGACGGCGCCCAGGACCTCTACCCCGGCACCGAGATCATGGCCGAGCGCCTGGTCAAGGCGGGCGTCGACAAGACGGACGGCTTCTTCCTCAACGCGGCCTCCTACCAGCGCACCGAGAAGGCCGTCGGGTACGGCAAGCAGCTCTCCGCCTGCATCGCCCTGCGCCGCGCCGGCCGCTCCGGCTGCCCGCTCGACGCGGCGGTGGACCGGGCCACGCTGCCGCACTTCGTCGTCGACACCGCGCGCAACGGCCGGGGATCCTGGGCCCCGGTCAAGCACTACGCGGACCCGCAGACCTGGTGCAACCCGCCGGGCAAGGGCGTCGGCGACCGCCCGACGACCGAGACCGGCGAGGAGCTGGCCGACGCCTACCTGTGGATCGCCCGTCCCGGCACCTCCAGCGGCCACTGCCGGCGCGGCACGAACGGCGACAAGGACCCCGAGTGGGGCGTGGTCGCGCCGAAGGCGGGCGAGTGGTGGGCGGAGCTCGCCCTGGAGCGGGCGAAGCTGGCCGACCCGCCGTGGAGCTGA
- a CDS encoding GNAT family N-acetyltransferase, with product MTLQRVDLAQDGGLIAGLHDAYVAANAHDPGPLLALPRFRLNFGTDRPGQATEMWVAAEGGTVAGGYSLGLPRMDNTHTATIYPLVVRPERRGRGLGSTLFEHAVGRARAHGRKLLLTETPATGVGARFARAHGMTPSVTEARRTLDLRAADPAALEALTPAVPGYSLQQWAGPAGPELLDDLATLFDGMNDAPRDAGVEASGYDAERVGERERSIAEAGQTCYTTIARHDADGTPAAFTRLVIKADRSDGWANQVDTVVLRPHRGRRLGLLVKLANLLWLREREPHLDRVLTWNATTNVHMLAINETMGFRLLDEWHTWRLEL from the coding sequence ATGACTCTTCAGCGCGTCGATCTCGCCCAGGACGGTGGCCTGATCGCGGGCCTGCACGACGCGTACGTCGCGGCCAACGCCCACGACCCCGGCCCGCTGCTCGCCCTGCCCCGCTTCCGCCTGAACTTCGGCACCGACCGGCCGGGCCAGGCCACGGAGATGTGGGTGGCGGCCGAGGGCGGGACGGTCGCCGGCGGCTACAGCCTCGGGCTGCCGCGCATGGACAACACGCACACCGCCACGATCTACCCGCTGGTCGTACGGCCCGAGCGGCGCGGACGCGGACTGGGCTCCACGCTGTTCGAGCACGCCGTGGGCCGGGCCCGCGCGCACGGCCGGAAGCTGCTGCTCACCGAGACCCCGGCCACGGGCGTGGGTGCGCGGTTCGCCCGCGCGCACGGCATGACGCCCTCGGTCACCGAGGCGCGCCGCACGCTCGACCTGCGCGCGGCCGACCCGGCGGCGCTGGAGGCGCTGACGCCGGCGGTGCCGGGCTACTCGCTCCAGCAGTGGGCGGGCCCGGCGGGACCGGAGCTCCTGGACGACCTCGCCACCCTGTTCGACGGCATGAACGACGCCCCGCGCGACGCCGGCGTCGAGGCGAGCGGCTACGACGCCGAGCGGGTCGGCGAGCGCGAGCGGAGCATCGCGGAGGCCGGCCAGACCTGCTACACGACGATCGCACGCCACGACGCCGACGGCACGCCCGCCGCCTTCACCCGCCTCGTCATCAAGGCCGACCGCTCCGACGGCTGGGCGAACCAGGTGGACACCGTGGTGCTGCGCCCGCACCGGGGCCGCCGCCTGGGCCTGCTCGTCAAGCTCGCCAACCTGCTGTGGCTGCGTGAACGCGAGCCGCACCTCGACCGCGTCCTCACCTGGAACGCCACCACGAACGTCCACATGCTGGCCATCAACGAGACCATGGGCTTCCGGCTGCTCGACGAGTGGCACACCTGGCGGCTTGAGCTGTGA
- a CDS encoding MFS transporter, giving the protein MGLVVTGLILAMLLAALDQTIMAPALPVVAGDLGGLDQMPGVVTAYLVAATVVMPVYGKLGDRYGRKPTLQVAVVVFVTGAVLCALATSMPQLMAFRVVQGLGGGGLMIGAQAAIGELVSPRERGRFLGYFGSAYVVAAVGGPLIGGFLIDRVSWRWIFALYPPLGLLALVLLTVALRLPRPEGGRRPLDVAGALALAALVVGVVLAGQTREPVYLLVAGGGLAGWLVSARYAADPILPLRLFRERAFAVPVAISLVIGFALFGTITYMPAYLQIAHRAGATQAGLLVTALMGGVLASTIVSGRLITRTGRYKPFPVAGTAVAAAGLALVGLTAGSPPALAASMLVTGLGVGLVMQVMLLAAQNAVPYGDLGTATSSVTFVRQIGASAGVAVVGAFITLRSGISATETPAALPDGVREAFATAVPPVFGAMAPLLAVAFGLALALPARPLRTTAHADDIPVKENT; this is encoded by the coding sequence ATGGGATTGGTGGTGACCGGGCTGATCCTGGCCATGCTGCTCGCGGCGCTCGATCAGACGATCATGGCTCCCGCGCTGCCCGTCGTGGCCGGCGACCTCGGCGGACTCGACCAGATGCCCGGCGTCGTCACCGCCTACCTCGTCGCCGCCACCGTCGTCATGCCGGTCTACGGCAAGCTCGGCGACCGCTACGGCCGCAAGCCGACGCTGCAGGTCGCCGTCGTCGTGTTCGTGACCGGGGCCGTCCTGTGCGCGCTCGCCACCTCGATGCCGCAGCTCATGGCGTTCCGGGTGGTGCAGGGGCTGGGCGGCGGCGGGCTGATGATCGGCGCCCAGGCGGCCATCGGCGAGCTGGTCAGCCCGCGCGAGCGGGGGCGCTTCCTCGGCTACTTCGGCTCGGCGTACGTCGTGGCCGCCGTCGGCGGTCCGCTGATCGGCGGGTTCCTCATCGACCGGGTGAGCTGGCGGTGGATCTTCGCGCTATACCCGCCGCTCGGGCTGCTGGCGCTGGTCCTGCTCACCGTGGCGCTGCGGCTGCCGCGGCCGGAGGGCGGGCGGCGGCCCCTGGACGTGGCGGGGGCGCTCGCGCTGGCCGCCCTCGTCGTCGGCGTGGTGCTGGCAGGGCAGACCCGCGAGCCGGTGTACCTGCTGGTGGCCGGGGGCGGGCTCGCCGGGTGGCTGGTCAGCGCCCGGTACGCGGCCGACCCCATCCTGCCGCTGCGGCTCTTCCGCGAGCGGGCCTTCGCCGTGCCCGTGGCGATCAGCCTGGTCATCGGGTTCGCGCTGTTCGGGACGATCACGTACATGCCGGCCTACCTCCAGATCGCGCACCGCGCCGGCGCCACCCAGGCCGGGCTGCTCGTGACCGCGCTCATGGGCGGCGTGCTGGCCTCCACGATCGTGTCCGGGCGGCTGATCACCAGGACCGGCCGGTACAAACCGTTCCCCGTCGCCGGGACCGCCGTCGCCGCGGCCGGGCTCGCGCTCGTCGGCCTCACGGCCGGCTCGCCGCCGGCGCTGGCCGCTTCCATGCTGGTCACCGGGCTGGGGGTCGGCCTCGTCATGCAGGTCATGCTGCTGGCCGCGCAGAACGCCGTCCCCTACGGCGACCTCGGCACGGCCACCTCGTCGGTCACGTTCGTCCGGCAGATCGGGGCGTCGGCCGGGGTCGCGGTCGTGGGCGCCTTCATCACCCTTCGGTCCGGGATCTCCGCCACCGAGACCCCGGCCGCGCTGCCCGACGGCGTGCGCGAGGCGTTCGCGACGGCCGTGCCCCCGGTGTTCGGGGCCATGGCGCCGCTGCTGGCCGTGGCGTTCGGGCTGGCGCTGGCGCTGCCCGCGCGCCCGCTCCGCACCACGGCGCACGCCGATGACATCCCCGTGAAGGAGAACACGTGA
- a CDS encoding response regulator transcription factor, whose translation MRVLLVEDDDRLAAALTTALARHGHRVTRAGLAVDALRLAGGADFVLLDLGLPDMDGLDVLRRLRRVSAVPLIVVTARTEEREVLRGLRSGADDYLVKPFRTAELMARMEAVVRRGTRPLPRRDDVVRVGDVLIDLETRHVTVAGEAVALTRREFDVLALLAREPGVVRSREEILDEVWGDPLLSASRSLDVHVAGLRAKTGRPGLVETLRGTGYRLGPPG comes from the coding sequence ATGCGAGTTCTGCTGGTCGAGGACGATGACCGGCTGGCCGCCGCGCTGACGACCGCGCTCGCCCGGCACGGCCACCGGGTGACGCGGGCGGGGCTGGCCGTCGACGCCCTCCGCCTGGCGGGGGGCGCCGACTTCGTCCTGCTCGACCTGGGCCTGCCCGACATGGACGGCCTCGACGTGCTGCGCCGCCTGCGCCGGGTGTCGGCGGTGCCGCTGATCGTGGTGACCGCCCGCACCGAGGAGCGCGAGGTGCTGCGCGGCCTGCGCTCGGGGGCCGACGACTACCTGGTCAAGCCGTTCCGTACGGCGGAGCTGATGGCCCGCATGGAGGCGGTCGTGCGGCGCGGCACCCGCCCCCTGCCGCGCCGCGACGACGTGGTGCGCGTCGGCGACGTGCTCATCGACCTGGAGACGCGGCACGTCACGGTGGCCGGGGAGGCGGTGGCGCTGACCCGGCGGGAGTTCGACGTGCTGGCGCTGCTGGCCAGGGAGCCCGGCGTGGTGCGCAGCAGGGAGGAGATCCTGGACGAGGTCTGGGGCGACCCGCTGCTGTCGGCGTCGCGGTCCCTGGACGTGCACGTGGCGGGGCTGCGCGCCAAGACGGGCCGGCCCGGCCTGGTGGAGACCCTGCGGGGCACGGGCTACCGGCTGGGACCCCCGGGATGA